GCATGTATGCCGGGAGACGGTATTGGTCCTGAGATCATTGCCGAAGGAAGAAAAGTATTGGACGCTGCCGGAGAAAAGTTCGGGTTCGACATCAACTGGACCGACTTCGATACGGGAGCAGAGAAATATCTGCTGACGGGAGAGCTGATCTCGGAGGATGAGTTAAAAGAACTTGGAAAATTCCCCGCGATCTACTTCGGGGCGATTGGAGATGATCGTGTCAAACCGGGAATCCTGGAGAAAGGAATTCTGCTTGCGGTCAGATTCTACTTCGATCAGTACGTGAATCTCCGTCCGATCAAACTCCTGCAGGGAATCGAGACACCTCTTGCAAACAAGAAGCCGGAAGATATCGACTTCGTGGTTGTGCGGGAGAATACCGAGGACTTCTATGTGGGTATCGGTTCACGCGCTAAGGCAGGTAAACAGAGAGATCATTTGGAAGTCATCCGCGATCTCTACTCGGTAAAGTTCGGCATCGATGTGGAAACTGATTCCGACGAACTTGCCTATCAGATCGGTGTTGTGAGCCGCGAGGGTTCGAAGCGCGTGATGGAGTACGCATTCGATCTTGCAGAAACGCGGAAGAAAAAACTGACGTCTGTTGATAAGGCGAACGTTTTAACGGATGTTTACGGACTCTGGCGTGAAGTGTTCGAAGAGACGAAGAAGGGCTACCCGAACGTGACAACCGAATACAACTTCGTTGATGCGATCACGATGTGGTTCGTCAAAAATCCGGAATGGTTCGATGTTGTCGTTACCCCAAACATGTTTGGCGACATCATCACCGATCTTGGGGCGATGATCCAGGGAGGACTTGGTCTTGCTCCCGGAGGAAACATCAATCCGAAGGGAACCT
The sequence above is a segment of the uncultured Methanocorpusculum sp. genome. Coding sequences within it:
- a CDS encoding isocitrate/isopropylmalate family dehydrogenase; translation: MTSYNAACMPGDGIGPEIIAEGRKVLDAAGEKFGFDINWTDFDTGAEKYLLTGELISEDELKELGKFPAIYFGAIGDDRVKPGILEKGILLAVRFYFDQYVNLRPIKLLQGIETPLANKKPEDIDFVVVRENTEDFYVGIGSRAKAGKQRDHLEVIRDLYSVKFGIDVETDSDELAYQIGVVSREGSKRVMEYAFDLAETRKKKLTSVDKANVLTDVYGLWREVFEETKKGYPNVTTEYNFVDAITMWFVKNPEWFDVVVTPNMFGDIITDLGAMIQGGLGLAPGGNINPKGTSMFEPIHGSAPKYKGKNVANQLATIWSGSLLLDSLGEHTAASAVVSSIEHSILAKAVTKDMGGSLHTSDIGEWIAKDILRG